A window of Nodularia sp. LEGE 06071 contains these coding sequences:
- a CDS encoding DUF3370 family protein, with protein MNKYTLATLTFLLTLSHTRTLAFFDTQNHWGKDCLQQLGERKLITGYPDGSFRPNATVTRAEAAVLMLNAFPDAPIQRPAITFKDVPTNYWANQAIARAYQKGFFAGYPGGIFQPNQAIPRVQIIGVLAGAKNYNSVSNPAQTLQQYFDDAAQIPNYAQNAIAQGAINSIIVNYPNIKQLKPLQSATRGEVAALMCRALNIYSVPPEYIAGIEVDPQEVRLLPGQLNLIPTFNSNSPELVTTDGILLSTFPPEGKQAPEAHLNYSFQGRFDVFAHHIVRAETSAQSRTVYQGIIVHNPGNQPVTLQVLQAASYLTRESPFITLPDMVDNPQGTVYAGPGSRTMNDVLRGVRQANFPERLVIEPGKSQILANLEIPVRSPSSSGRSTMIRLESDRPLYMAKLSQSSNTPPSLAQWQRLLDTGSLAGKRDAIPTPLDPPREPTVFSRVAGVSQGTQWLAQITDNSTVPDLTIPQRGQAFSYPLATIHLVTLSTGQIQSAPMLKRYVDTAYFAHSNYGIEYNLSLPLRNSSNQTRTVTVSIQTPVKDEGGSDRLLFLQPRVEQVFFRGTVRVRYPDDNGVERTRYVHLVQRRGQTGEPLLRLEMQGGERRQVQVDFLYPPDATPPQVLTVRTQG; from the coding sequence ATGAATAAATATACCCTAGCAACACTCACCTTTCTCCTAACCTTATCCCACACCCGCACCCTCGCTTTCTTTGACACCCAAAACCACTGGGGAAAAGATTGTCTTCAACAATTAGGAGAACGCAAACTAATTACAGGATACCCCGACGGAAGTTTTCGCCCCAATGCAACCGTCACCCGCGCGGAAGCAGCTGTATTAATGTTAAATGCTTTCCCCGACGCACCAATACAGCGCCCAGCCATTACATTTAAAGATGTACCTACTAACTATTGGGCAAATCAAGCCATTGCGAGGGCTTATCAAAAAGGGTTTTTTGCTGGTTATCCAGGGGGAATTTTTCAACCAAATCAAGCAATTCCCAGGGTGCAAATTATCGGTGTGCTAGCTGGTGCGAAAAATTATAACTCTGTATCTAATCCAGCGCAAACATTACAACAGTACTTTGATGATGCGGCGCAAATTCCTAACTATGCCCAAAATGCGATCGCTCAAGGGGCAATTAATAGTATTATTGTTAATTATCCTAACATTAAACAGCTAAAACCACTGCAAAGTGCTACCAGAGGGGAAGTTGCAGCTTTAATGTGTCGGGCGTTAAATATCTACAGTGTTCCCCCAGAATATATTGCGGGAATAGAAGTAGATCCTCAAGAGGTGCGCCTTTTACCAGGACAACTCAATCTTATTCCCACTTTTAACAGTAATAGCCCGGAATTGGTGACAACTGACGGCATTTTGCTATCAACTTTTCCCCCAGAAGGCAAACAAGCACCAGAAGCACATTTAAACTATTCTTTTCAAGGCAGATTTGATGTCTTCGCCCATCATATCGTCAGGGCAGAAACATCAGCCCAAAGCCGCACGGTTTACCAAGGTATTATTGTCCATAATCCTGGAAATCAACCGGTAACATTGCAAGTATTACAAGCTGCTAGTTATCTTACCAGAGAATCACCGTTTATTACTCTGCCGGATATGGTAGATAATCCCCAAGGTACAGTTTACGCTGGCCCTGGTAGTCGCACCATGAATGATGTCTTGCGGGGTGTCAGACAAGCTAATTTCCCGGAAAGATTGGTAATAGAACCAGGGAAAAGCCAAATATTAGCCAATTTAGAAATTCCTGTGCGATCGCCATCTTCTAGTGGTCGCAGTACGATGATTAGATTGGAGAGCGATCGCCCGCTTTATATGGCAAAATTATCTCAGAGTAGTAATACTCCGCCCAGTTTAGCCCAGTGGCAAAGACTTCTGGATACTGGCAGTTTAGCAGGAAAGCGCGATGCTATTCCTACACCTCTCGATCCTCCCAGAGAACCCACAGTATTTAGTCGGGTGGCTGGTGTATCCCAAGGGACGCAATGGCTAGCCCAAATTACAGATAATTCTACTGTGCCTGATTTGACGATACCCCAGCGAGGACAGGCGTTTTCTTATCCTTTGGCGACTATACATTTAGTTACTCTCAGTACTGGGCAAATTCAGAGTGCGCCGATGTTGAAACGCTATGTAGATACGGCTTATTTTGCTCACAGTAATTATGGCATAGAATACAATCTCAGTTTGCCTTTACGTAATTCTAGCAATCAAACCCGGACTGTAACTGTATCTATTCAAACGCCTGTGAAGGATGAAGGGGGTAGTGATAGGTTACTGTTTTTACAGCCACGGGTGGAACAGGTATTTTTTCGGGGAACGGTGAGGGTGCGTTATCCAGATGATAATGGCGTGGAAAGAACGCGCTATGTGCATTTGGTACAACGACGGGGACAAACTGGTGAACCTTTGCTGAGGTTGGAAATGCAAGGGGGAGAGAGGCGACAAGTTCAGGTGGATTTTTTGTATCCTCCTGATGCTACTCCACCGCAGGTTTTGACTGTGAGGACACAGGGGTGA
- a CDS encoding AAA family ATPase has translation MKLTSIKLCNFRSFYGTTPEILLAVGDTLNTTIIHGNNGSGKTSLLNAFTWVLYEKFSAAFASAEQLVNKRSIAEAQKGQPVECWVEVGWEHEGKRYKVKRSCRVYKNDSDFEAGKTELRMWVGEEDGDWKIPQQQPDDIINQILPASLHQYFFFDGERIEEIVRSDKKAEIAEATKIFLGVEVINRSIRHLGEAKKTLENELKAIGDAETKKLLKDQEKIEQESERLTNRQTEIKQELEYQQTFKKETSNHLLELVAAKEIEDRWQSLELQKAENQEAFKKNKEALKKIISSRGYTVLLGETTSQFRKIIDDLKQRGELTSGISREFVNELLKTQRCICGADLSAGTDNHENVRTWLDKAGSSAVEETAIRMGVQVDEIDKQAAAFWEEVDREQARIKQLRATIFQVEGELDNLQDKLRKDANEEISSLQKRLDEISSKIDELNREQGANQQKIIQLKTEIDALGKQISKQKLNEERQILAQRRINATQDAIERLTEVKNRQEKQFRLQLEKRVQEIFNQLSVKPYIPKISEKYELTLVEHTAGIEAPVAASTGENQILSLSFIASIIDKVREWSQKRKMMMLPDSSTFPIVMDSPFGSLDEMSRRHIAGTIPKLANQLIVLASKTQWRGEVEKEMTERIGREYVLTYYSSKPDCEQNHIQLAGQRYPLVKQSPNEFEYTEIIEIIRNS, from the coding sequence ATGAAGCTGACTTCAATCAAGCTGTGCAACTTTCGCTCCTTTTATGGTACAACTCCAGAAATACTCCTCGCGGTAGGAGATACCCTGAACACCACAATTATTCATGGTAATAACGGTTCTGGAAAAACCAGTTTACTCAATGCCTTCACTTGGGTATTATATGAGAAATTTAGTGCAGCTTTCGCCTCCGCCGAACAGCTAGTTAATAAACGTTCAATAGCTGAAGCCCAAAAAGGACAACCGGTAGAATGTTGGGTAGAAGTAGGCTGGGAACACGAAGGTAAACGCTACAAAGTTAAACGTTCTTGTCGGGTTTATAAAAATGACAGTGACTTTGAAGCTGGTAAAACAGAATTACGGATGTGGGTAGGTGAAGAAGATGGTGATTGGAAGATACCACAACAACAACCAGATGATATTATTAATCAAATTTTACCTGCAAGTTTACATCAATATTTTTTCTTTGACGGTGAACGCATAGAAGAAATAGTGCGTTCTGATAAAAAAGCTGAAATTGCGGAAGCGACTAAGATTTTCTTGGGTGTGGAAGTAATTAACCGTTCTATTCGACATTTAGGAGAAGCGAAAAAAACTTTAGAAAATGAGTTAAAAGCCATTGGTGATGCAGAAACTAAGAAACTGCTAAAAGACCAAGAGAAGATAGAACAAGAAAGTGAACGCCTCACCAACCGCCAAACAGAAATTAAACAAGAGTTAGAATATCAACAAACCTTTAAAAAAGAGACAAGTAACCACTTGTTGGAACTGGTTGCGGCTAAAGAAATAGAAGACAGGTGGCAAAGTTTAGAATTGCAGAAAGCCGAAAACCAGGAAGCATTCAAAAAAAATAAAGAAGCCCTGAAAAAAATAATTTCCTCACGGGGTTATACAGTATTACTGGGAGAGACAACATCACAATTTCGGAAAATTATTGATGACTTAAAACAGCGAGGTGAGTTAACCTCTGGAATTTCGCGAGAATTTGTCAATGAATTATTAAAAACTCAACGCTGTATTTGTGGTGCAGACTTAAGCGCAGGTACTGATAATCATGAAAATGTCCGAACTTGGCTAGATAAAGCTGGTTCTTCAGCCGTGGAAGAAACCGCTATTCGCATGGGTGTACAAGTAGATGAAATTGATAAACAAGCTGCGGCTTTTTGGGAAGAAGTTGATAGAGAACAAGCCAGAATTAAGCAATTAAGAGCAACCATATTCCAAGTTGAGGGTGAATTAGATAACCTTCAAGACAAACTGCGAAAAGATGCGAATGAAGAAATTAGCAGCTTACAAAAACGCTTAGATGAGATTTCCAGTAAAATTGATGAATTAAATCGAGAACAAGGTGCAAACCAGCAGAAAATTATTCAATTAAAAACAGAAATTGATGCTTTAGGTAAACAAATATCTAAGCAGAAACTGAATGAAGAAAGGCAAATCTTAGCACAGCGACGCATTAACGCTACTCAAGATGCAATTGAACGGTTAACCGAAGTTAAAAATCGCCAAGAAAAACAATTTCGTCTGCAACTAGAAAAACGAGTCCAAGAGATATTTAACCAGCTTTCAGTCAAACCATATATTCCCAAAATTAGCGAAAAATATGAATTAACCTTAGTAGAACATACGGCGGGAATAGAAGCACCAGTTGCAGCTTCTACAGGAGAAAATCAAATTCTCAGCTTATCCTTCATTGCCAGCATCATCGATAAAGTCAGAGAGTGGAGTCAAAAGCGCAAAATGATGATGCTTCCCGATAGTAGCACATTTCCTATTGTTATGGATTCCCCCTTTGGCAGCTTAGATGAAATGTCGCGGCGACATATAGCAGGAACAATTCCCAAATTAGCTAACCAATTAATTGTCTTAGCCAGTAAAACTCAATGGCGAGGTGAAGTAGAAAAAGAAATGACAGAAAGAATAGGTAGAGAATACGTACTTACCTATTATTCCTCAAAACCAGATTGTGAACAAAATCATATCCAATTAGCAGGACAAAGATACCCCTTAGTCAAGCAAAGTCCCAACGAATTTGAATATACCGAAATCATAGAAATAATTCGTAATTCGTAA
- a CDS encoding DNA phosphorothioation system restriction enzyme — MINYLVQEQSTFRLKVPFLRERQGSYQTRQPLPGCPILPVSLQLRQYQRQAITSWFANNGRGTLKMATGSGKTITALAIACELYQQINLQVLLVVCPYRHLVTQWARECEKFNLQPILAFENLRTWQSQLSTQLYNLRSGSQNFVTVITTNSTLIGDGFQSQLKYFPPKTLIIGDEAHNLGAPKLEENLPRRVGLRLALSATPERYFDDYGTQSLFDYFGSVLQPEFNLKDAIAQGALVHYLYYPILVELTETESMAYLKLTKKIGRSLLYRERENGQARNFEDNEDLKPLLMQRARLIGTAENKLTALRELMETRRESTHTLFYCSDGSQETGQRSSLRQLKAVAKILGVDLGYRVSTYTAHTSLKERETLRCQFESGELQGLVAIRCLDEGVDIPAIQTAVILSSSGNPRQFIQRRGRVLRPHINKERATIFDMIVLPPDLDRETIEIERNLLKKELRRFVEFADLADNAGEARMKLLNLQKRYGLLDI; from the coding sequence ATGATTAATTATTTAGTACAGGAACAATCTACTTTCAGGCTGAAAGTTCCATTTTTGAGGGAACGTCAGGGAAGTTATCAAACTCGTCAGCCATTACCAGGATGCCCAATTTTGCCTGTATCTCTGCAATTACGGCAGTATCAACGTCAGGCTATTACTAGCTGGTTTGCTAACAATGGCAGAGGGACGCTAAAAATGGCTACTGGTAGTGGTAAGACTATTACAGCTTTAGCGATCGCTTGTGAATTATACCAGCAGATTAACTTACAAGTGTTATTAGTGGTGTGTCCTTATCGTCATCTGGTCACCCAATGGGCGCGAGAATGTGAGAAGTTTAACTTACAGCCTATCTTAGCTTTCGAGAATTTACGCACTTGGCAAAGTCAACTATCTACGCAACTGTATAATCTGCGTTCCGGTTCGCAAAACTTTGTCACGGTAATTACTACCAATTCCACATTAATTGGTGATGGTTTTCAGTCTCAACTTAAGTATTTTCCCCCGAAAACTTTAATTATCGGTGATGAAGCGCATAATTTAGGCGCACCAAAGTTAGAAGAAAATTTACCTCGTCGGGTAGGGTTGCGGCTGGCTTTATCGGCGACACCAGAAAGATATTTTGATGATTATGGGACGCAATCATTATTTGATTATTTTGGTTCAGTGCTACAACCAGAGTTTAACTTGAAGGATGCGATCGCTCAAGGGGCTTTAGTACATTATTTGTATTATCCCATACTTGTAGAACTGACCGAAACCGAAAGTATGGCTTATTTAAAGTTAACCAAAAAAATCGGGCGATCGCTATTATATAGAGAACGAGAAAATGGCCAAGCCAGAAACTTTGAAGACAACGAAGACTTAAAACCATTATTAATGCAACGCGCCAGACTAATTGGCACAGCAGAAAATAAATTAACCGCTTTGCGAGAATTAATGGAGACTCGGCGAGAAAGCACCCACACACTATTTTATTGTAGCGATGGTTCCCAAGAAACCGGACAACGTTCATCCTTGCGTCAACTCAAAGCCGTAGCCAAAATTCTCGGTGTAGACTTAGGATATAGAGTCAGCACATACACCGCCCACACTTCCTTAAAAGAACGGGAAACCTTACGCTGTCAATTTGAAAGTGGAGAATTACAGGGTTTAGTAGCAATACGCTGCTTAGACGAAGGAGTTGATATACCAGCCATTCAAACAGCCGTAATTTTATCAAGTTCAGGAAACCCGCGCCAATTCATTCAGCGTCGGGGGAGAGTATTACGTCCTCACATTAATAAAGAACGCGCCACCATATTCGATATGATAGTCTTACCACCAGACTTAGATAGAGAAACCATAGAAATAGAACGCAACCTATTAAAAAAAGAACTACGCCGCTTTGTAGAATTTGCCGACTTAGCCGATAACGCCGGCGAAGCCAGAATGAAACTACTCAACTTACAAAAACGTTACGGATTATTAGATATTTAA
- the lexA gene encoding transcriptional repressor LexA — MERLTEAQQELYDWLVDYIKIHQYSPSIRQMMEAMKLKSPAPIQSRLEHLRTKGYIDWNEGKARTIRILHPVKQGIPILGTIAAGGLIEPFTDAIDHLDFSNISLPPESYGLRVAGDSMIEDLIADGDLVFLHPVLEPDQLKNGTIVAARVDGYGTTLKRFYRQGDRVTLKPANSKYKPIEVLATQVQVQGSLVGVWRGY, encoded by the coding sequence ATGGAACGTCTCACAGAAGCTCAACAAGAATTATACGATTGGTTGGTAGATTATATCAAAATTCACCAGTATTCTCCTTCCATTCGGCAAATGATGGAAGCAATGAAGCTGAAATCACCTGCACCGATTCAAAGTCGTTTAGAGCATTTACGCACCAAAGGTTATATAGACTGGAATGAAGGGAAGGCGCGAACGATTCGGATTTTGCATCCTGTTAAACAAGGTATCCCCATTTTAGGCACAATTGCGGCTGGTGGTTTAATTGAACCTTTTACTGATGCTATAGATCATTTAGACTTTTCTAATATTTCTTTACCTCCCGAAAGCTACGGTTTACGGGTAGCTGGGGATAGCATGATTGAAGATTTAATTGCTGATGGCGATTTGGTATTTCTGCATCCAGTGCTAGAACCAGATCAATTAAAAAATGGCACCATCGTTGCTGCTAGAGTTGATGGATACGGTACTACTTTAAAACGTTTTTATCGCCAAGGCGATCGCGTCACTCTCAAGCCTGCCAATTCTAAATATAAACCCATTGAGGTACTCGCTACACAAGTGCAGGTGCAGGGTTCTCTGGTTGGGGTTTGGCGCGGTTATTAA
- the argF gene encoding ornithine carbamoyltransferase — protein MVALIGRDLLSLADFSPQELQELLQLATQLKSQKLKLHCNKVLGLLFSKASTRTRVSFTVAMYHLGGQVIDLNPNVTQVSRGEPLQDTARVLDRYLDVLAIRTFAQQDLETFASYAKIPVINALTDLEHPCQVLADLLTIQECFGNLSGLTLTYVGDGNNVANSLMLGCALAGMNVRIATPKGYEPDLRIVEQARSIASDQTEVMLTHDPELAAKGSAVLYTDVWASMGQETEADNRLPIFQPYQISEHLLSLADPEAIVLHCLPAHRGEEITEAVLEGSQSRVWEQAENRLHAQKALLASVLGAE, from the coding sequence ATGGTAGCGTTGATAGGACGAGATTTATTAAGCCTAGCGGACTTCAGTCCCCAGGAACTTCAAGAACTTCTGCAACTAGCAACCCAACTCAAGTCACAGAAGTTGAAGTTGCATTGCAATAAGGTGTTGGGTTTGTTATTCTCTAAAGCTTCAACTCGCACACGAGTCAGTTTTACTGTAGCAATGTACCACTTGGGCGGACAGGTAATTGATCTTAACCCTAACGTGACTCAAGTTAGTCGCGGGGAACCTTTGCAGGATACCGCACGGGTATTAGATCGATATTTAGATGTTTTGGCAATTCGCACCTTTGCACAGCAAGATTTGGAAACTTTTGCTAGTTATGCCAAGATTCCTGTCATTAATGCGCTGACCGATTTAGAACATCCTTGTCAGGTATTAGCTGATTTATTGACTATTCAAGAATGTTTTGGTAATTTATCTGGCTTAACTTTGACCTATGTCGGCGATGGCAATAATGTCGCTAATTCTCTCATGCTGGGTTGCGCTTTGGCTGGAATGAATGTGAGAATTGCCACCCCTAAAGGATATGAACCTGATTTGAGGATTGTAGAACAAGCACGAAGCATCGCATCTGATCAAACTGAAGTTATGCTGACTCATGACCCAGAATTAGCCGCCAAGGGGTCTGCTGTGCTTTACACTGATGTTTGGGCAAGTATGGGGCAAGAAACCGAAGCTGATAATCGCTTGCCAATTTTCCAACCTTACCAAATTTCGGAACATTTATTAAGTCTTGCTGACCCAGAGGCAATTGTTTTACACTGCTTACCAGCCCATCGTGGTGAAGAAATTACCGAAGCAGTTTTAGAAGGTTCTCAGTCGCGAGTTTGGGAACAAGCCGAAAATCGATTACACGCCCAAAAAGCTTTACTTGCTAGTGTTCTAGGCGCAGAATAA
- a CDS encoding restriction endonuclease subunit S yields MSSGFPNINREELSEYQVALPAYGEQKSISAIINTHDIRKEEAYLEELKLQKKGLMHELLTGKVRINQVKNNIAISTTA; encoded by the coding sequence ATGAGTAGTGGGTTTCCAAACATTAATCGGGAAGAGCTTAGTGAGTATCAAGTGGCTTTGCCTGCCTATGGTGAGCAAAAAAGTATTTCCGCTATTATTAACACTCACGATATCCGCAAAGAAGAAGCTTACCTCGAAGAACTCAAACTCCAGAAAAAAGGGCTAATGCACGAGTTATTAACTGGAAAAGTACGAATCAATCAGGTTAAAAATAATATAGCCATATCTACAACTGCATAA
- a CDS encoding DUF4433 domain-containing protein: MPTPIYHITHMNNLNSILKSGGLMANSRLKQETIKYLDIAHGHIQDRRSMTRVPCGAGGTLHDYVPFYFAPRSPMLYANYRKSVDKYSGGQTPILHLVSSAEAVDTGGLSFVGADGHAAMAYTGFFDQLVYLYADNVIDWEIMEAKYWADTEEDGDRTRRRQAEFLVHQFFPWGLIQEIGVINSTIQTQVKEILQNFNIQTPIRVYSEWYY, encoded by the coding sequence ATGCCCACCCCCATCTACCACATCACCCATATGAATAACTTAAACTCAATTCTAAAGTCAGGTGGATTGATGGCAAACAGTAGGCTAAAGCAAGAAACAATTAAATACCTTGATATTGCTCATGGTCACATCCAAGATAGACGATCAATGACTCGTGTTCCTTGTGGTGCTGGTGGAACTTTACATGATTACGTACCATTCTATTTTGCTCCACGCTCTCCCATGCTTTACGCCAATTATAGAAAGAGCGTAGATAAATATAGCGGTGGACAAACACCAATTCTTCATTTAGTTTCCAGTGCAGAAGCTGTTGACACTGGGGGACTATCTTTCGTAGGTGCAGATGGACACGCAGCTATGGCATATACAGGTTTTTTCGATCAGCTTGTGTATTTATATGCAGATAACGTGATTGATTGGGAGATTATGGAAGCTAAATACTGGGCTGATACCGAAGAAGACGGAGACAGAACACGTAGACGACAAGCGGAGTTTTTAGTACATCAGTTTTTTCCCTGGGGACTCATTCAAGAAATTGGAGTTATTAACTCCACAATTCAAACCCAAGTTAAAGAAATATTACAAAATTTTAACATTCAGACCCCTATTAGGGTTTACTCTGAATGGTACTATTAA
- a CDS encoding macro domain-containing protein: MMEFKQGNLLEENAEALVNTVNNVGVMGKGIALQFKQAYPENFRQYEKACSAGEVQPGKMFTISTGSLFNPRYIINFPTKRHWKSKSKIEDIKNGLVALVAEVQKLGITSIAIPPLGCGNGGLNWREVKPLIESTFAQLPNVQVIIFEPSGAPAAEKMQVATKKPNMTRGRALIIRLLEVYGIPGYELTKLEIQKLAYFLQEAGELLKLPYQKHLYGPYADNLNQVLKHIEGHYIRGYGDGTGRAGIYVLPEGREAADTFLATEPEAKERLEQVSKLIYGFETPYGMELLATVHWVATKHPNPAKNSEEAISLVHEWSDRKHKLFKPEHIRKAWQRLEEQNWLTMNLTNMMESNITPIQL, from the coding sequence ATGATGGAATTTAAGCAAGGCAACCTACTAGAAGAAAATGCCGAAGCCCTAGTTAACACCGTTAATAATGTCGGTGTAATGGGTAAAGGTATTGCCTTGCAATTTAAGCAAGCCTATCCTGAAAACTTCCGCCAATACGAAAAAGCCTGTAGTGCTGGAGAAGTGCAACCAGGAAAGATGTTTACTATCTCAACAGGTAGCCTATTTAATCCCAGATATATCATTAATTTCCCCACTAAACGCCACTGGAAAAGCAAATCCAAAATAGAAGACATTAAAAATGGATTGGTGGCTTTAGTTGCAGAGGTACAAAAATTAGGTATTACTTCAATTGCTATTCCCCCGTTAGGATGTGGCAACGGTGGCTTAAATTGGCGAGAAGTTAAGCCTCTAATAGAATCAACTTTTGCCCAACTGCCAAATGTGCAAGTAATTATATTTGAGCCATCAGGCGCACCAGCAGCCGAAAAAATGCAGGTTGCCACCAAAAAGCCCAACATGACCCGTGGACGTGCCTTAATCATTCGCCTACTGGAAGTTTATGGTATCCCTGGCTATGAGTTAACTAAGCTAGAAATCCAAAAACTGGCCTATTTTCTTCAAGAAGCGGGGGAATTGCTCAAGTTACCCTATCAAAAGCATTTATATGGCCCCTACGCAGATAATCTTAACCAAGTTCTAAAACATATAGAAGGTCATTACATTCGTGGTTATGGCGATGGTACTGGGAGAGCCGGTATTTATGTATTACCAGAAGGTAGAGAAGCAGCAGACACTTTTTTAGCAACAGAACCGGAAGCAAAAGAGCGTTTAGAGCAAGTTAGCAAACTGATTTATGGCTTTGAAACGCCCTACGGCATGGAATTGTTAGCAACAGTTCACTGGGTGGCTACCAAACACCCCAACCCAGCGAAAAATAGTGAAGAAGCGATCTCTCTGGTACATGAATGGAGCGATCGAAAGCACAAGCTATTTAAACCAGAACATATCCGCAAAGCTTGGCAGCGTTTAGAAGAACAAAACTGGCTAACGATGAATTTAACTAATATGATGGAATCAAATATAACTCCTATTCAGCTTTGA
- a CDS encoding MFS transporter, with protein MANTDGNPKQPLLPALRSRNYRLFFAGQGISLIGSWMTHIATIWLVYYLTNSPLMLGLVGFSSQIPSFFLAPFGGVFVDRFSRYRTLIGTQIFSMIQSLALAVLALTGTIQVWHIIGLSLFQGLINSVDSPARQAFAPELVERREDLANAIAMNSTMINGAQLIGPAIGGLLIASVGAAYCFLIDGLSYIAVIAALLAMNIKPRQIALTIGNPFQKVAEGFVYAFSFPAIRAILLLSALVSFMGLQYTILLTIFAEDILKGSAETLGFLMVASGVGASTGGIYLATRRTILGIGRLIAFAPAILGIALIAFSYSRFLPLSLFIMLFVGLGTILQVAASNTFLQTIVEDDKRGRLMSLYTMSFLGILPLGNLLGGFLANRIGAPNTLIIDGIVCLLGSILFYRKLPLLTQAISTFYEQKSMGLVKTLSRR; from the coding sequence ATGGCTAATACAGATGGAAACCCAAAGCAGCCACTATTACCAGCGCTGAGGTCACGAAACTATCGTCTGTTTTTTGCCGGACAAGGCATTTCCTTGATTGGGTCATGGATGACACATATTGCCACGATTTGGCTAGTGTATTATTTGACAAATTCCCCATTGATGTTGGGACTTGTGGGATTCTCTAGTCAAATTCCTAGCTTTTTTCTAGCACCATTTGGGGGAGTTTTTGTAGATCGTTTTTCGCGGTATCGGACATTAATTGGCACACAAATATTTTCGATGATTCAGTCCTTAGCCTTAGCGGTGCTGGCGCTAACTGGGACGATTCAGGTATGGCATATCATCGGCTTAAGCTTGTTTCAAGGATTAATTAACTCAGTCGATTCACCCGCACGACAAGCATTTGCGCCCGAATTAGTGGAACGCAGAGAAGATTTAGCCAATGCGATCGCGATGAATTCCACTATGATTAATGGAGCGCAATTAATTGGCCCAGCCATTGGCGGTTTACTCATAGCTAGTGTTGGCGCTGCTTATTGTTTCTTAATTGATGGATTGAGCTATATTGCCGTCATCGCCGCATTATTGGCAATGAATATTAAACCCAGGCAAATTGCACTGACAATCGGTAATCCCTTCCAAAAAGTTGCAGAAGGATTTGTTTATGCTTTTAGCTTTCCAGCAATTCGCGCCATATTATTATTATCAGCTTTAGTCAGCTTCATGGGACTGCAATATACCATTCTGCTGACAATTTTTGCAGAAGATATCCTCAAAGGTAGTGCCGAAACATTGGGATTTTTAATGGTAGCTTCGGGAGTGGGCGCTTCAACAGGTGGTATTTATCTAGCTACACGCAGAACAATACTAGGAATTGGCAGATTAATTGCCTTCGCACCTGCAATTTTAGGAATTGCTTTAATTGCCTTTTCCTACTCTCGGTTTTTACCACTTTCTTTATTTATTATGCTGTTTGTGGGCTTGGGAACAATTCTGCAAGTTGCTGCTAGTAATACATTTCTCCAAACAATTGTCGAAGATGATAAACGTGGGCGATTGATGAGCTTATACACAATGTCATTTTTAGGAATATTACCTTTAGGAAATCTACTGGGCGGCTTCTTAGCAAATCGCATTGGCGCGCCCAATACATTAATTATTGATGGCATAGTTTGTCTTTTAGGGTCTATATTGTTTTACAGAAAACTCCCACTATTAACACAAGCTATCAGTACATTCTATGAGCAAAAAAGCATGGGATTAGTTAAAACCCTTTCCAGGAGGTAA